In Dama dama isolate Ldn47 chromosome 9, ASM3311817v1, whole genome shotgun sequence, the following proteins share a genomic window:
- the LOC133062831 gene encoding olfactory receptor 5V1-like, translated as MGICNQTTVTHFILIGLSDRPEVRYPLFVVFTIIYQVTLVGNGVILLAIGTEKKLHTPMYYFLANLSLLDISCPSVTVPKMLENLLTEKHSISYIGCALQLYFLVALVGTEVFLLSVMAYDRYVAICFPLRYTLIITKVRCVQLTAGTWVAGFLNSLLHTVSTFRLSFCKSNQVNQYYCDIPPVVALSCSSTYVAEMLILVEAGILGSSAFLVIFISYFYIISTILKIQSAEGKRKAFSTCASHLLVVCLFGGTTIFTYVRPFSSQHFPARDRLISMLYGIITPMLNPMIYSMRNTEVKGAIRRLLYQKACLQQV; from the coding sequence ATGGGCATCTGCAATCAAACCACAGTGACTCATTTTATCCTCATAGGGCTTTCTGATCGCCCCGAGGTGCGCTACCCTCTCTTTGTGGTCTTTACCATCATCTATCAGGTCACCTTGGTGGGAAATGGAGTTATTCTCTTGGCCATTGGAACTGAGAAAAAACTGCACACACCCATGTATTACTTTTTGGCAAATCTGTCACTCTTAGACATATCCTGCCCATCAGTTACTGTCCCCAAGATGCTGGAGAACCTCTTGACTGAGAAGCACAGCATTTCCTACATTGGGTGTGCTTTGCAGCTTTATTTTCTGGTGGCCCTTGTGGGAACTGAagtcttccttctctctgtcATGGCCTATGACAGGTATGTGGCCATCTGTTTCCCTCTTCGTTACACTCTCATCATTACCAAGGTTCGATGTGTTCAGCTGACTGCTGGGACTTGGGTAGCAGGGTTTCTCAATTCCCTCCTTCATACAGTGTCCACATTCCGCCTTTCTTTCTGCAAGTCCAACCAAGTTAACCAGTACTACTGTGACATCCCACCAGTGGTCGCTCTCTCATGCTCATCCACCTATGTGGCAGAAATGCTTATTTTGGTGGAAGCAGGTATCCTGGGGAGCAGTGCCTTCCTGGTCATCTTTATCTCTTATTTCTACATCATATCTACCATCCTAAAGATCCAGTCAGCAGAAGGGAAGCGCAAAGCCTTTTCCACATGTGCTTCCCACCTTCTGGTGGTCTGTTTATTCGGTGGCACGACAATATTTACCTATGTACGTCCCTTTTCCAGTCAACACTTCCCAGCAAGAGATAGACTCATCTCCATGTTATATGGAATTATTACACCAATGTTAAACCCCATGATCTATAGCATGAGAAACACAGAGGTGAAAGGAGCAATCAGAAGGCTCTTATATCAGAAAGCATGTTTACAGCAAGTCTAA